The genomic DNA CCTTAAATGCCCCTTTGGTTGAGTTTGGAAGATATTTATTGTCTCCACCGTATTGGACAGTTACATTGTACAAGCCTCCCGCAGGGTTTTCAACCACCAGTTCAACTATACCGTTTTCGATTGGCAGGTCAGGATAGGTGGTGTTTCCTACAGTGACGTTCACTTTTCCTGTCGCATCCCCAGGTAGTGTGATGACTATTGTCTCGTCATCCTCATAGGTTATGTTTTCACTTTCAAGACTGATTGGAGTGTTTTTCCTGTTTACAGTCACATTCGAAGTGTTAGAAGGAACATTGGTCTTATTCTCAGTTGAATTAACAACAGCAACGTTTGAGAAGGTACCGTTGGAGATGACCCTAACGACCAGTTCAATAATATAAGATGAACCGTTGGCCAATTTTGGAATAGTCCAGACTACCTTTTGACCATTTACTGAATAATACTGCCTTGAAACGTTAGTGGAATTGAACTTAAATGCAGGATTCAAAATATCAGTTACGACAACATTTGTTGCATTGGAAAGGCCAGTGTTGTTTACCGTAATTGTAAACTTGACCAGATTACCGACACTGACATTAGTTGCATTAACTGTTTTAGCAATGTTTAAAACAACCTTCGGATCAACGGTAACGCTAGTGGTATTTGAAGGAACATTGGTATTATTTTCTGTGGAATTCACAGTAGCCACATTTGAGAATGTGCCGTTGGTGGTGATTCTAACTACAAGTTCAATGACAATTGAAGTGCTGTTTTCAAGTTTTGGAACTGTCCATGTTATCTTTTGACCATTTACACTGCAGTATTCTTCGCAATTTGTTGAATTGAACCTGAATGCTGAGTCCAATCTATCAGTTACGACGACATTTGTAGCATTGGAAAGGCCTGTGTTTTTAACTGTTATTGTGAACTTGACCAGATCGCCAACATGGACTTGGGTAACGTTTACAGTCTTTGTAATGTTCAGGATGACTTTTGGAGCAACAGTAACATTGGTTTTGTTGGTGGAAGTTGTAGCGTTTTCGGTTGAGTTTTCATCACCTGCATATGCACAACCTACCAGAAAGGACAATAAAAACAAAGCAAAAAAAATTTTCAAACCTTTCTTCATAATAATTAATTTTTTTGTTAAGATTATTTAAATCTACTCAATTTCGGTGCTGATAAGTTTATTATATATTACTTTCAGATTAAAGATTAATGAAAGCTATTGTATTTGACAATTCGGGAACACTAATCGAAAGGTACAGGGTCATTAAAGATGTCTTCAATGGGGAAATTTTTACAAATATCAATTCCCTCGATTTGATTGACTCAGCCGATGCTCTGGCTCTTGTAGTTCTCCAGTTCAACACCAACAAGTTACTTGATTTGGATCCGAACACCTTAATTTCCCGTGTTATCAAGGACTATGACATAGACTTTGATGTCAGCTTTTCCAACCGTCAGGTTTCAAAGGCCGAAGTCAAGGAGATTCTGGACAATGAAACTTCCACAACCGTTTCCGATATCACCGACGGCTTTGACATTTTGGGTGAAAAAATTCCCCACTTTGAGCTGTGCAACGGCTCTGCCCTGATAGTCGACATGGACCTGGGTCAGGTTGCATATACCATCACTTCAGCGGGTAAGTTTTTCCCAAGGGTATTTGAAACAATAGAGACATTAAAATCCCGTGGAATTGAGATATATATTGCATCAGGAGACAGGAAGGGCGCAATCAATCGCCTGGCAGGCATGCTTGATGTTCCCGAGGACAATGCCTACGGTACGGTTTCAACACGTGGAAAATGTGAGGTCGTATCAATTCTAAAGGATGCTGGCTATAAGGTCATGATGGTCGGTGACGGTTTGAATGATGTTTTGGCATTTAAAAAGGCTGATGTCAGTGTATTGACCATTGAACAGCAGGAGGAGGTTTCTCCTAAGCTTATGGGCAAGACCGACCATGTGATTTCCGATATTTTTGAAGTTACTCAGATTGACTTTTAACTTAAATTTTTTTATAACTGTTAACTTATAACTTATAACTGCATTTTATTGAGGATAACTTATAAGTTATAAGTGTGTTAATTTTTTTTGTTAAATATAATTTACATTAATTTCAATTGTATATTATTTTATTTCATTTTTTTATACTAATGTGTA from uncultured Methanobrevibacter sp. includes the following:
- a CDS encoding HAD family hydrolase, giving the protein MKAIVFDNSGTLIERYRVIKDVFNGEIFTNINSLDLIDSADALALVVLQFNTNKLLDLDPNTLISRVIKDYDIDFDVSFSNRQVSKAEVKEILDNETSTTVSDITDGFDILGEKIPHFELCNGSALIVDMDLGQVAYTITSAGKFFPRVFETIETLKSRGIEIYIASGDRKGAINRLAGMLDVPEDNAYGTVSTRGKCEVVSILKDAGYKVMMVGDGLNDVLAFKKADVSVLTIEQQEEVSPKLMGKTDHVISDIFEVTQIDF